A genomic segment from Corylus avellana chromosome ca5, CavTom2PMs-1.0 encodes:
- the LOC132181514 gene encoding LOW QUALITY PROTEIN: receptor-like protein kinase FERONIA (The sequence of the model RefSeq protein was modified relative to this genomic sequence to represent the inferred CDS: deleted 2 bases in 1 codon), which translates to MHSLALYLSFLHLLLITQVVTETPPPYAATDYFLLNCGSSSDSTSLDGRNWDGDLNSKFSPPNIETTSIASTPSQHNPSVTQVPYTTARIFHNKFTYSFPVSPGLKFVRLYFFPASYAGLDESKSFSLVTANNFTLLSNFSAFLAVSSSKPLVASVIKEFIVPVLRTQFLNITFIPSPSSYAFINGIEIVSMPNNLYMHNRDDVMITMVDYNIPFYFDETTALETMYRLNVGGNDISGEDDTGMFRTWRQDSQYLFGQMKGMIAYSSSDVKIQYTTDTPAYTAPEIVYKTSRTMDLNPTVNLNSNLTWIFTVDGGFNYLFRLHFCETLKEVVKRNQRVFKIFINNQTAEADVDVINWSGGNGIPVYREYVVFFPSGNKAKQDLWLALHPDWDMSPLPAYASAILNGVEIFKLNRSDGSLAGINPEVEGVTTLPAPEPKTKLTERPKKLSPTVAIIIGGVVGPLLILFLVTFRLSKRAKDIGSNGETSWWGLFSFTKTKSTKTQGSSLPSELCRKFSFAEIKAATNDFDKVLIIGVGGFGNVYKGYIDDGTISVAIKRLKSSSQQGAHEFRTEIVMLSQLRYLHLVSLIGYCNEGDEMILIYDYMARGTLRDHLYNTNNPPLPWKQRLEICIGAARALNYLHTGAKQTIIHRDVKTTNILLDEKWVAKVSDFGLSKVGPTGMANSHVSTVVKGSFGYMDPEYYRRMQLTAKSDVYSFGVVLCEVLCARPPIMRTTEIAMGLARWAQEIYRNEKVEEMVDSSIKGEIGIRCLKKFVEIAMNCLLDNGIERPSMDDVLWGLEFALQLQESVDEDVGLNVVEIDELDDEKGLFPKSTLDDSDDMSSSSSGQVSSRNSNSRVTIMSNGEQSFASASQDSGKLMSSSPGTVFSMIMNLSGR; encoded by the exons ATGCACTCGCTTGCCCTCTACCTCTCCTTCCTCCATCTTCTCCTGATCACCCAAGTCGTCACCGAAACCCCGCCACCCTATGCTGCCACCGACTATTTTCTCCTCAATTGTGGCTCGTCCTCCGATTCAACCTCGCTGGATGGCCGTAACTGGGATGGCGATTTGAACTCAAAGTTCTCACCTCCAAATATAGAAACCACATCAATTGCATCTACCCCCTCCCAACACAACCCTTCTGTTACCCAAGTCCCCTACACCACTGCACGCATCTTTCACAACAAGTTCACCTACTCCTTTCCCGTCTCGCCTGGCTTGAAGTTCGTCCGTCTCTACTTCTTCCCGGCCTCCTACGCCGGACTCGATGAATCCAAGTCCTTCTCCTTGGTCACCGCCAATAACTTCACCCTCTTAAGCAACTTCAGTGCCTTCCTTGCCGTCTCTTCGTCAAAACCTCTCGTAGCCTCCGTAATCAAAGAATTCATAGTCCCTGTGTTGCGCACTCAGTTTCTCAACATAACATTTATTCCATCTCCGAGCTCTTACGCCTTCATTAATGGTATAGAGATTGTGTCTATGCCAAATAATCTCTATATGCACAATAGGGATGATGTAATGATCACCATGGTAGATTACAACATACCCTTCTATTTCGACGAAACCACTGCTCTTGAGACCATGTATAGACTAAACGTGGGGGGCAACGATATCTCGGGCGAAGACGATACTGGGATGTTCCGGACTTGGCGTCAGGACTCGCAGTATCTGTTTGGCCAGATGAAAGGGATGATAGCTTACAGCTCGTCTGATGTCAAGATACAGTATACTACGGACACACCGGCCTATACTGCGCCGGAGATTGTGTATAAAACTTCTCGTACAATGGATCTGAATCCTACGGTTAACTTGAATTCCAACCTCACGTGGATCTTCACGGTTGATGGCGGGTTTAACTATCTTTTTAGGCTTCATTTTTGTGAAACTCTGAAAGAGGTAGTGAAAAGGAACCAACgagtttttaaaatattcatCAATAATCAGACGGCAGAGGCAGATGTGGATGTGATTAATTGGAGCGGCGGTAACGGAATTCCTGTATACAGAGAGTATGTTGTGTTCTTCCCAAGTGGAAACAAGGCCAAACAAGATTTGTGGCTCGCGCTACACCCTGACTGGGATATGTCACCACTTCCCGCATACGCCAGTGCCATCTTGAACGGTGTGGAAATATTTAAGTTGAACCGATCAGACGGTAGTCTTGCTGGGATCAACCCGGAAGTGGAGGGGGTTACCACACTCCCGGCCCCggaacccaaaacaaaattaacggAGAGGCCAAAGAAGTTGTCGCCGACGGTAGCCATTATCATTGGAGGTGTTGTTGGTCCActcttaattctttttttagtgACTTTCCGGCTGAGTAAGAGAGCCAAGGACATCGGCTCCAACGGTGAAACTTCATGGTGGGGTCTATTTTCTTTCACCAAGACCAAGTCAACTAAGACGCAGGGCTCATCTTTACCTTCCGAATTATGTCGTAAGTTTTCATTTGCTGAAATCAAAGCCGCCACAAATGATTTCGATAAGGTTTTAATCATAGGGGTTGGAGGGTTTGGCAACGTGTATAAAGGGTACATTGATGACGGGACCATCTCAGTTGCAATCAAACGGCTGAAATCTAGTTCACAGCAAGGGGCTCATGAGTTCCGCACCGAGATCGTGATGCTCTCTCAGCTTCGTTACCTCCATCTCGTTTCTCTGATTGGATATTGTAACGAAGGTGATGAGATGATACTCATCTACGATTACATGGCCCGTGGGACTCTACGTGATCATTTGTACAACACCAATAATCCACCTCTTCCGTGGAAGCAACGCCTTGAGATTTGTATTGGTGCGGCTCGTGCTTTGAACTATCTTCATACGGGCGCAAAGCAAACGATCATTCATCGTGATGTGAAAACAACAAATATCTTATTAGATGAGAAATGGGTTGCCAAGGTATCCGATTTTGGATTGTCCAAAGTAGGTCCCACTGGCATGGCCAACTCCCATGTTAGCACGGTGGTGAAGGGTAGTTTTGGGTACATGGATCCAGAGTATTACAGACGTATGCAGTTGACTGCAAAGTCTGATGTGTACTCGTTTGGTGTGGTTTTGTGCGAAGTATTGTGTGCAAGGCCTCCTATAATGCGTACAACAGAGATAGCAATGGGCCTAGCGAGGTGGGCGCAGGAAATCTATCGCAATGAAAAGGTTGAAGAGATGGTTGATTCATCAATTAAGGGTGAAATAGGGATTCGGTGCTTGAAGAAATTTGTTGAGATTGCGATGAATTGTTTACTTGACAACGGAATTGAACGGCCATCAATGGATGATGTGTTGTGGGGCCTTGAGTTCGCATTGCAATTGCAAGAGAGTGTAGACGAAGATGTAGGGCTTAATGTGGTTGAAATTGACGAGCTGGATGATGAGAAAGGTCTCTTCCCCAAGTCCACACTTGATGATAGTGATGACATGTCTAGTAGCAGCAGTGGACAAGTGTCAAGTAGAAATAGCAACAGCAGGGTGACCATAATGAGCAACGGAGAGCAAAGTTTTGCCAGTGCCAGTCAAGATTCGGGCAAACTAATGTCCTCTAGTCCT GGGACAGTGTTCTCTATGATTATGAATCTTAGCGGTCGGTGA